From one Candidatus Chromulinivoraceae bacterium genomic stretch:
- a CDS encoding PGPGW domain-containing protein encodes MEKIVTFLEARQTGYLRLPRFAQISITILSLVMGVVGLVVTFSPVSDLGILLLLASLSVLSLEFMWAKRTLHYMLKRISDKKFLKKFSLIVVPISLIILAVVWFLTHR; translated from the coding sequence ATGGAAAAAATAGTTACTTTTTTAGAAGCACGCCAGACAGGTTACCTGCGACTCCCCCGTTTTGCACAGATTAGTATTACTATCCTCTCCCTTGTTATGGGGGTGGTCGGGCTTGTCGTCACTTTTTCACCGGTTTCCGACCTTGGCATATTACTTCTTCTTGCTTCACTCAGCGTGTTGTCATTGGAATTTATGTGGGCTAAGCGAACACTACATTACATGCTCAAAAGAATAAGTGACAAAAAGTTCCTTAAGAAGTTTTCGCTCATTGTCGTTCCTATAAGCTTGATTATTTTAGCTGTGGTGTGGTTTTTGACTCATCGCTAG
- a CDS encoding sugar transferase: protein MPSKNTKFYSLILMIADFLVLIIAFGLAYIVRVQYDPRPLVAPIYAIEYFTSFLFIAPFWILVFTSLGLYQANVYNRRLVEWGKIAIGAFIGILLIIGWEYVTGKHIFPARLVAAYGFGISFVMVLLEREFLRVVRSWLFYRNRGTSRVLIIGNSPATRDIADNLSDTYHSGYKIVAIAGPKKAIPPGLEVRHFTSAEQALDHIKELRISTIIQTDLSDSSERNQKILSAALINHISYSFIPGEPEFYAGKNTVDVFLGYPMISVSQTPLIGWGAIAKQVFDAIVSFLLVFILSPVFLILIILQSIFNPGPIFYVSKRLSKFSEPVDLIKFRSMSAKYGGRDAAVEFREMGREDLAKEYEKNRKVENDPRITKFGRFLRASSLDELPQLFNVLRGDLSLVGPRPILPQETNFSPTRTALLHSVKSGVTGLWQVSGRSNLSFDERIELELFYAQNWSFWLDIKILFKTVAVVFRKRGAK, encoded by the coding sequence ATGCCGTCTAAAAACACTAAATTCTATAGCCTTATACTTATGATCGCCGATTTTCTGGTGCTTATTATAGCGTTTGGCCTTGCCTATATTGTACGTGTGCAGTACGATCCCCGCCCCCTCGTAGCCCCTATCTACGCTATAGAGTACTTTACTAGTTTTCTATTTATTGCACCGTTCTGGATATTAGTTTTCACTTCGCTTGGCCTTTACCAAGCAAACGTATATAACCGTCGCCTGGTTGAATGGGGCAAGATTGCTATTGGCGCGTTTATTGGCATTCTTCTTATCATTGGCTGGGAATACGTAACCGGCAAGCATATCTTTCCTGCACGTCTCGTTGCCGCGTATGGATTTGGCATCTCTTTTGTAATGGTTCTTTTAGAGCGTGAATTCTTGCGGGTGGTTCGAAGTTGGCTGTTTTATCGCAACCGAGGCACCAGTCGTGTACTAATTATCGGTAATTCTCCAGCTACTCGTGATATTGCCGACAACCTTTCAGACACCTATCATAGCGGTTATAAAATCGTCGCCATTGCAGGCCCAAAAAAAGCGATACCGCCGGGACTTGAAGTACGCCACTTCACTTCCGCTGAGCAGGCTCTCGATCATATTAAAGAGCTGAGAATCAGTACTATTATCCAGACGGACTTGTCGGATTCTAGCGAGCGTAATCAAAAGATCTTAAGTGCGGCCCTTATTAATCATATTAGTTACAGTTTTATTCCTGGCGAGCCAGAATTTTACGCTGGCAAAAATACTGTTGATGTTTTTCTAGGATACCCAATGATCTCTGTTAGTCAGACGCCGCTTATCGGCTGGGGTGCTATTGCCAAGCAGGTGTTTGACGCTATCGTGTCATTTCTTCTTGTCTTTATCCTCTCACCCGTTTTTCTTATTCTTATCATTCTACAGAGTATTTTTAACCCAGGACCAATTTTCTACGTAAGTAAACGCCTCAGTAAGTTCTCTGAGCCTGTCGATCTTATTAAATTCCGAAGTATGAGTGCAAAATACGGTGGTCGCGATGCTGCAGTTGAATTCCGCGAAATGGGACGAGAAGACTTAGCAAAGGAATATGAAAAAAATCGTAAGGTTGAAAATGATCCCCGCATTACTAAATTTGGTCGGTTCCTTCGCGCCTCATCGCTCGATGAACTGCCACAGTTATTTAACGTACTGCGTGGCGATTTAAGCCTTGTCGGCCCACGCCCTATTTTGCCGCAAGAAACTAACTTCTCGCCTACCCGCACCGCCCTGCTGCATAGTGTAAAATCCGGCGTAACAGGCCTATGGCAAGTATCAGGCCGCAGCAACTTAAGCTTTGATGAGCGTATTGAACTTGAGTTATTTTATGCACAAAACTGGAGCTTTTGGCTCGATATTAAAATCCTCTTTAAAACCGTCGCTGTGGTTTTTCGTAAACGCGGAGCAAAATAA
- a CDS encoding glycosyltransferase: MKQPKIAIVCEFLTVMGGAERVVYELHQAFPDAPIYTAIYDEDQVLPEFKKLDVRTTWLQKFPKKIRKMYKLFPTLQVKAFRDLDLSEFDIIITSSYLNANQVRKTRPGQVLISYCHTPARYYWSHYDEYRKHPGYGKLDPLVRLLIPLFVPHQRKLDYEAAQNVDVFIANSTETQKRIKKYYGKPSTVIHPPVDVDRFEPARTRGNYYMTMGRQLPYKRYDLVVAACTKLGAPLKVFGNGPAHDDLTKIAGPTVSFYTDRFGDASDAELGKALNHAKGWIYAAEEDFGIVQVEALAAGAPVITYGKAGALDIVQDGESGVLFYEQSVNAIVDAIKKAEQIDFLPGTLRRKAKRFDKGMFLTKIRKVVYDAIPPTK, from the coding sequence ATGAAACAGCCAAAAATCGCCATTGTTTGTGAATTTTTGACTGTCATGGGTGGCGCCGAGCGTGTTGTGTACGAGCTTCACCAGGCATTTCCAGATGCACCAATTTACACGGCTATTTATGATGAAGATCAGGTACTGCCAGAATTTAAAAAGCTTGATGTGCGAACAACTTGGCTGCAAAAGTTCCCTAAAAAAATCCGCAAAATGTACAAGCTCTTCCCGACTCTTCAAGTAAAGGCGTTTCGCGATCTCGACTTAAGCGAGTTCGACATTATCATCACGAGCTCCTACCTTAACGCCAACCAGGTTCGCAAGACCCGCCCAGGCCAGGTACTTATATCGTACTGCCACACGCCAGCGCGCTACTATTGGAGTCACTACGATGAATATCGTAAACACCCAGGCTACGGCAAACTGGACCCACTCGTTCGTCTGCTTATCCCCTTATTTGTGCCTCATCAACGCAAGCTCGATTACGAAGCCGCGCAAAATGTCGATGTGTTTATAGCAAACTCTACCGAAACCCAAAAACGCATTAAAAAATATTACGGTAAACCATCGACTGTTATTCACCCGCCTGTTGATGTAGATCGTTTTGAACCTGCACGCACACGTGGCAACTATTACATGACCATGGGACGCCAATTGCCCTATAAACGATACGACTTAGTGGTTGCTGCTTGCACCAAGCTTGGCGCGCCACTAAAGGTGTTCGGTAATGGACCAGCCCACGATGATCTTACAAAGATTGCCGGACCAACCGTATCTTTTTATACCGATCGCTTTGGCGATGCCTCTGACGCTGAGCTTGGGAAGGCACTTAACCACGCCAAAGGTTGGATTTACGCAGCAGAGGAAGATTTTGGCATTGTGCAGGTAGAGGCACTTGCCGCCGGCGCACCCGTTATAACCTATGGTAAGGCTGGCGCATTAGATATTGTGCAAGACGGCGAAAGCGGAGTATTGTTTTACGAACAATCGGTTAATGCTATTGTAGACGCCATCAAAAAAGCCGAGCAGATTGACTTTCTACCCGGCACGTTGCGCCGTAAGGCCAAGCGGTTTGATAAGGGAATGTTCCTTACCAAAATCCGCAAGGTTGTTTACGACGCTATTCCACCTACCAAATAA
- a CDS encoding carboxypeptidase regulatory-like domain-containing protein — MAKNKDEEIAEEAEKETPIEVEHEQEPSTELDSESSKSNEEETSHASEHLHVGKQNWFKRLWSTKKGKAFVIFLALLVIAGVLCAVPTTRYGILGNFVKKSVHVVVTDAETKKPVSQADISIAGKTAKTSATGEADVANVPVGQYTLKVAKNYYKDTEQSYTVPILSAPKSLAISSTATGRQVSIKVTNVITKAALAKANITVGNTSALTDDQGMVSIVLPTDKSILSGTVNLDGYNQSSVAVTVTDQPDKNNFTLTPAGSVYYLSNQTGVLNVMKSNLDGTNSAVVVKATGNEDSNNTSLLASRDWKYLAFLSHRTNDQAGQLYLVDTQTGAVKVIDQGDVSMGLVGWSGHHFIYNVYRNNVQYWQANRQALKSYDAETGTLTTIDQNASIGDQYNNLVASINTPYIVNDKVIYTISWSANGSYYYSNQASENKIAIMSVNPDGSSKQRIKDFDMQRYGDIQPRLQLPQTLYYKVSIDGGDAKYYSYNGTVADLNISQAQFYSQSNTYLLSPDGTHTFWSDYRDGKNTLLVGDKNASNPQTIASLSDYTAYGWFSNDYILLSKGGSELYIASAHSPLSATNQLLKVTNYYKPGYNYPGGYGSSYGAM; from the coding sequence ATGGCAAAAAATAAAGACGAAGAAATAGCAGAAGAGGCAGAAAAAGAAACGCCAATAGAAGTTGAGCATGAACAGGAGCCTTCGACAGAACTTGATTCAGAATCATCTAAGTCTAATGAAGAAGAAACTTCACATGCAAGCGAACATTTGCATGTAGGCAAGCAGAACTGGTTTAAAAGACTGTGGTCTACAAAAAAGGGTAAGGCATTCGTTATTTTTCTAGCGCTGCTTGTCATTGCCGGAGTGCTTTGTGCTGTCCCGACTACCCGCTACGGTATTTTAGGTAATTTTGTAAAAAAGAGCGTACATGTGGTGGTTACCGATGCCGAAACGAAGAAACCTGTTAGCCAGGCAGATATCTCGATTGCCGGAAAAACCGCAAAAACATCTGCAACAGGTGAAGCCGATGTTGCGAATGTTCCGGTGGGACAATACACGCTGAAGGTAGCTAAAAATTACTATAAAGATACCGAGCAGTCGTATACGGTTCCTATTTTAAGTGCGCCAAAATCGCTTGCTATTAGCTCTACGGCAACGGGGCGCCAAGTATCTATAAAAGTTACCAATGTTATTACAAAGGCAGCGCTTGCCAAGGCAAATATTACAGTTGGCAATACGTCTGCCTTAACAGATGATCAGGGTATGGTAAGCATCGTACTGCCGACAGACAAGTCAATACTAAGTGGAACAGTAAACCTAGATGGCTACAACCAAAGTTCAGTTGCCGTTACAGTGACGGACCAGCCAGATAAAAACAACTTCACTTTAACGCCAGCTGGCAGTGTGTACTATCTAAGTAATCAAACAGGCGTACTGAATGTTATGAAGTCAAATCTGGATGGCACAAATAGTGCAGTAGTTGTAAAAGCAACTGGCAATGAAGATTCGAACAATACCTCCCTTCTTGCATCGCGCGACTGGAAATATCTTGCCTTTCTTTCACACCGTACAAACGACCAGGCGGGTCAGCTCTATCTTGTAGATACGCAAACGGGCGCTGTTAAGGTTATTGATCAAGGTGATGTAAGCATGGGTCTTGTAGGATGGTCCGGGCACCACTTTATTTACAATGTGTACCGTAACAATGTTCAATATTGGCAAGCTAATCGACAAGCTTTGAAGAGCTACGATGCAGAAACTGGAACACTAACAACAATAGATCAGAACGCTTCGATAGGTGATCAATACAATAACCTCGTTGCTTCGATAAACACACCCTACATTGTAAATGACAAGGTTATCTACACAATTTCATGGTCTGCTAACGGCTCCTATTACTACAGTAACCAAGCTTCAGAAAATAAAATTGCGATTATGAGCGTAAATCCTGACGGTAGTAGCAAACAGCGTATAAAAGATTTTGATATGCAGCGTTATGGAGATATACAACCACGCTTACAGTTGCCGCAAACTCTTTACTATAAAGTTTCTATCGATGGTGGAGATGCTAAGTATTATTCGTATAATGGAACGGTTGCAGATTTGAATATATCTCAGGCGCAATTTTATAGCCAATCAAATACATATCTCTTATCCCCTGATGGCACTCATACATTCTGGTCGGACTACAGAGATGGCAAGAATACTCTGCTTGTAGGTGATAAAAATGCAAGTAACCCACAAACCATTGCCTCGCTATCTGACTATACTGCGTACGGATGGTTCAGCAATGACTACATCTTGCTATCTAAAGGTGGAAGCGAACTTTATATTGCATCAGCACACAGTCCATTGTCGGCTACAAACCAGCTGCTAAAAGTCACGAACTACTACAAGCCGGGCTATAACTATCCAGGTGGATACGGCTCTAGCTACGGAGCGATGTAG
- the glmS gene encoding glutamine--fructose-6-phosphate transaminase (isomerizing) produces MCGIVGYIGKREAQDMLTSGLRRLEYRGYDSAGIVTLDTKKHATLLRAKGKVSELGKLVAAHEAKDAIGIGHTRWATHGEPSEINAHPHKAGDIYLVHNGIIENYKDLRAELNKHTFASQTDSEVLTALIDSLYGKDTKLEDAVAQALKLVAGTYGIAVLSVREPEKIVVARAGSPLIIGIGKEEIFIASDASALVGHTSQAIYLNDGEMAVCTKDGVELQDLDAVHISPKVETIEVDIQAIQKQGYDHFLLKEIMEQPTTLRSTLNGRVIPDEKRVQLGGLNMTTEELRMVEHVVIIGCGTAYYAGLLASYYIEQLLDDVMVEVAVASELRYRSFHLPKNSVALVVSQSGETADTLACLREIKRRGVKTLGIVNAVGSTIAREVDGGVYVHAGPEISVASTKAFTSQVAAMTMFALQVAQAQGVGLQTTSKYIEELAMLPNEIESVLKTHKDEIAKIAKKYAKYEHALYLGRDTLFPVALEGALKLKEISYIQAEGYAAGELKHGPIALIDDRFFEVVLLAEGWLFDKSVSGLAEINARGGHVVAITNSKKPLDADVTIQVKTQLDVLAPIAMNVVQQLFAYYIAVSRGNDVDQPRNLAKSVTVE; encoded by the coding sequence ATGTGCGGAATAGTCGGTTATATCGGAAAACGTGAAGCGCAGGACATGCTAACGAGTGGATTGAGGCGGCTGGAATATCGGGGATATGACTCTGCCGGCATTGTAACGCTCGATACTAAAAAGCATGCCACACTTTTACGTGCTAAGGGTAAAGTAAGTGAGCTTGGCAAGTTAGTAGCGGCTCACGAAGCAAAGGACGCTATTGGTATTGGTCACACTCGTTGGGCAACACATGGCGAACCGTCCGAGATAAATGCGCATCCGCATAAGGCTGGCGATATTTACCTGGTCCATAACGGTATTATTGAAAACTATAAAGATTTGCGGGCTGAGTTAAATAAGCACACATTTGCAAGCCAAACGGATAGCGAGGTGCTGACGGCTTTAATTGATTCTCTTTATGGTAAAGATACAAAACTAGAAGACGCCGTGGCGCAGGCGTTAAAACTTGTAGCAGGGACGTATGGCATTGCCGTTTTGTCTGTTCGCGAGCCGGAAAAAATCGTCGTTGCGAGGGCGGGAAGCCCCTTAATTATTGGTATAGGCAAGGAAGAGATATTTATCGCAAGTGATGCCTCTGCGCTAGTTGGCCACACGTCACAGGCGATTTATCTTAACGATGGCGAAATGGCAGTCTGCACTAAAGACGGTGTAGAGCTGCAAGATTTAGATGCCGTTCACATTTCGCCAAAAGTTGAGACGATTGAGGTGGACATACAGGCGATTCAAAAGCAGGGGTATGATCATTTTTTGCTTAAAGAAATTATGGAGCAGCCCACTACTCTGCGCTCAACTTTAAACGGGCGGGTAATTCCGGACGAAAAGCGGGTTCAGCTCGGTGGTCTTAATATGACGACTGAAGAGTTGCGAATGGTCGAGCATGTGGTGATTATAGGTTGCGGCACGGCGTATTATGCTGGCCTTTTGGCGTCGTATTATATTGAACAACTGTTAGACGACGTTATGGTAGAGGTTGCCGTGGCATCGGAGCTTCGCTATAGATCGTTTCATCTACCTAAAAATAGTGTCGCGCTTGTTGTGTCGCAGTCGGGTGAGACGGCTGATACACTTGCCTGCCTCCGTGAAATTAAACGTCGCGGCGTGAAAACGCTTGGCATTGTTAACGCCGTAGGCTCTACAATTGCCCGCGAAGTTGACGGTGGTGTATATGTACATGCCGGTCCGGAGATCTCAGTGGCCAGTACTAAGGCCTTTACGTCGCAGGTAGCTGCCATGACTATGTTTGCCTTGCAAGTGGCGCAGGCGCAAGGTGTCGGCCTGCAGACAACCAGCAAATACATTGAAGAACTGGCTATGTTGCCAAATGAAATCGAATCGGTGTTAAAAACTCATAAAGATGAGATTGCTAAGATCGCTAAGAAGTATGCAAAATACGAACATGCCCTTTATCTTGGTCGTGATACGCTCTTTCCGGTGGCGCTTGAAGGCGCGTTAAAACTAAAAGAGATATCGTACATACAAGCTGAGGGTTACGCGGCGGGCGAATTAAAACACGGTCCAATCGCGCTGATTGACGATAGGTTTTTTGAAGTTGTGTTACTTGCCGAGGGTTGGTTGTTTGACAAGTCAGTCAGCGGACTTGCTGAAATTAACGCCCGCGGCGGTCATGTTGTGGCTATCACTAATAGCAAAAAGCCGCTAGATGCTGACGTAACTATACAAGTCAAAACCCAGCTCGATGTCCTAGCTCCCATTGCCATGAATGTCGTTCAGCAGCTCTTTGCCTATTATATTGCGGTGTCTCGTGGAAACGATGTTGACCAGCCGCGAAATCTTGCCAAAAGTGTGACTGTAGAATAG
- a CDS encoding sugar phosphate nucleotidyltransferase produces MDWYNLKDVTRKREGYMSLQSELDELGKRIASFHKPQPITNEEWQAFADKTVVVLMAGGESSRFSAVLDGTEAHKTAFELPNGDTMIEMTLRMYRDAGIKKFVAAVSHNARSIEARIGDGSSFGVEITYSHDPEHPVGKGGAVRHALENGSIPEDHNLIVVNPDDVVLNFPGSFPRYMCEAHIEGLKQGKLATAVLGTGQASPATGMMVKDNAVIDTQMYPFIPIPAHAGMTVFSPEVFPRFRELFSLEEKTDFESVLFPLLANENTLWSAGLTEGLWIAVNDLKSYKLFIKTLEEGGHI; encoded by the coding sequence ATGGACTGGTATAATCTAAAAGACGTAACTCGTAAAAGAGAGGGATATATGTCGCTACAGTCTGAACTTGATGAATTAGGGAAAAGAATCGCCAGTTTTCATAAACCACAACCTATTACCAACGAGGAGTGGCAAGCGTTTGCGGATAAAACTGTTGTAGTACTAATGGCCGGTGGTGAAAGTAGCCGTTTTAGTGCTGTACTGGATGGTACCGAGGCTCATAAAACAGCGTTTGAACTTCCGAACGGCGACACCATGATAGAAATGACGCTTCGTATGTATCGAGACGCCGGTATTAAGAAGTTTGTCGCGGCCGTTTCACATAACGCTCGGAGTATTGAAGCACGAATAGGAGATGGTTCGTCATTTGGCGTAGAGATCACCTATAGCCATGATCCTGAGCATCCAGTAGGAAAGGGCGGTGCTGTTCGACACGCTCTAGAAAATGGATCAATTCCCGAGGATCATAACCTTATTGTCGTTAACCCGGACGATGTTGTCCTTAACTTCCCTGGTTCGTTCCCGCGCTATATGTGTGAAGCGCATATAGAGGGCTTAAAGCAAGGGAAGCTGGCAACGGCAGTACTTGGTACGGGTCAGGCATCTCCGGCAACGGGGATGATGGTGAAAGATAATGCTGTCATAGATACGCAGATGTATCCATTTATTCCTATACCCGCCCACGCCGGTATGACAGTATTTTCGCCTGAGGTCTTTCCACGATTTAGAGAGCTATTTAGCCTAGAGGAAAAAACGGACTTTGAAAGTGTGCTCTTTCCTCTCCTCGCGAATGAAAATACACTTTGGTCTGCAGGGCTTACGGAGGGTCTATGGATTGCGGTCAATGACCTTAAAAGCTACAAGTTGTTTATTAAGACGCTAGAAGAAGGTGGTCATATTTAG
- a CDS encoding NUDIX domain-containing protein yields MEMNFCRRCGTPLTHVKDHVYTCKNGHTLFANASPAAGIWLLNDKNEVLVATRAQEPGKGALDSPGGFCDGAETATDCAVREMEEELGLKPTDYTTPEFLLNGLDRYEYQGEMLDVHTTIFVARTKGNPVIAPEDDVAKAEFASVDLIDPNDIFLPTPRAAFLKLRDMIHENSVVVKNN; encoded by the coding sequence ATGGAAATGAACTTTTGTCGTCGCTGCGGCACACCCCTCACTCACGTAAAAGACCACGTATATACATGCAAAAACGGCCACACACTTTTTGCTAACGCCTCGCCTGCTGCTGGCATTTGGCTACTTAATGATAAGAACGAGGTTCTAGTAGCTACGCGCGCGCAAGAACCTGGTAAAGGCGCGCTCGATTCACCCGGCGGATTTTGCGACGGCGCCGAGACAGCTACAGATTGTGCCGTTCGTGAAATGGAAGAAGAGCTTGGCCTAAAACCAACCGACTACACGACGCCCGAATTTCTTTTAAATGGTCTTGATCGTTACGAGTATCAAGGCGAAATGCTCGATGTCCACACTACCATTTTTGTCGCTCGCACAAAGGGCAATCCTGTTATAGCACCAGAAGATGACGTCGCAAAAGCAGAGTTTGCATCGGTTGATTTGATCGACCCGAATGATATTTTTCTACCCACACCGCGTGCTGCGTTCCTTAAACTGCGAGATATGATTCACGAAAATAGCGTTGTTGTAAAAAATAACTAA
- the rfbB gene encoding dTDP-glucose 4,6-dehydratase translates to MDKKKLLVTGGAGFIGANFVHHTLKNRPEYQVTVVDKLTYAGNPDSLKAILNQIDFVTGDICDKELMDKLIGETDIVVHFAAESHNDNSLRDPWPFIQTNLVGTATILEAVRKHGKRLHHISTDEVYGDLELDDPNKFTPKTPYNPSSPYSSTKAGSDLLVRAWVRSFGIHATISNCSNNYGPYQHIEKFIPRQITNILSDIKPKLYGDGLNVRDWIHVDDHNSAVHTIIDKGQSGETYLIGANGEENNKYIIETILELMGRDKNDYEHVNDRPGHDLRYAIDANKLRDELGWTPQYTDMREGLKATIEWYTGNDEWWKNEKAKVEAAYAEKGQ, encoded by the coding sequence ATGGATAAGAAAAAACTTCTCGTAACAGGTGGCGCAGGGTTTATTGGGGCAAACTTTGTGCATCACACACTCAAGAACCGCCCTGAATATCAAGTAACAGTAGTAGATAAACTTACTTATGCGGGTAATCCCGACAGCCTTAAGGCTATTCTCAATCAGATTGATTTTGTCACGGGCGACATCTGTGACAAAGAACTAATGGACAAGCTTATCGGTGAAACCGACATTGTCGTGCACTTTGCCGCCGAGTCACACAACGACAATTCGCTTCGTGACCCATGGCCATTTATTCAAACCAACCTGGTTGGCACCGCCACTATTCTTGAAGCCGTACGCAAACACGGCAAACGCCTCCACCATATTAGTACCGATGAGGTTTATGGTGATTTGGAACTCGACGATCCAAACAAGTTCACGCCTAAAACACCATACAACCCAAGCAGCCCATACTCTTCAACCAAGGCCGGCTCCGACCTTTTGGTCCGCGCCTGGGTACGCTCATTCGGTATTCATGCCACTATCTCCAACTGTTCAAACAACTATGGCCCATACCAGCACATCGAAAAGTTTATTCCACGCCAAATTACTAATATTTTGAGCGACATCAAGCCAAAACTATACGGCGATGGCCTTAATGTTCGCGACTGGATTCATGTGGACGACCACAATAGCGCCGTACATACCATTATCGATAAAGGCCAGAGCGGCGAAACGTACCTTATTGGCGCGAATGGTGAAGAGAACAACAAATATATTATCGAAACCATTCTCGAACTCATGGGCAGGGACAAAAACGATTACGAGCACGTTAACGACCGCCCAGGTCACGACCTCCGCTATGCAATCGATGCCAACAAGCTACGCGACGAACTTGGCTGGACGCCCCAATATACCGATATGCGGGAAGGCTTAAAAGCAACTATCGAGTGGTATACCGGAAATGATGAGTGGTGGAAGAACGAAAAAGCCAAAGTAGAAGCTGCTTACGCAGAAAAAGGCCAATAA
- a CDS encoding NUDIX hydrolase, translating to MGSWQTKSSKIVYENPWLKVREDQIIRPNGQDGLYGVVESKSDAVFVVPVDDEGNVYIVQQEHYTTRELAWQCVAGRTDGEPPEVAAKRELLEEAGLDAGEIITLSRARTAAGMTTFKTSICLARQLTANTNHIDEEEDIAAIRKFPITTIKKMIFSEEIANTESIAALLLAFTYLDRQ from the coding sequence ATGGGATCCTGGCAAACAAAAAGTTCCAAAATTGTTTACGAGAATCCCTGGTTAAAAGTCCGCGAAGATCAAATCATCCGTCCTAATGGGCAAGACGGTCTATACGGCGTCGTCGAATCTAAAAGCGATGCCGTTTTTGTGGTGCCCGTTGATGATGAAGGCAACGTGTATATCGTTCAGCAAGAACATTACACAACCCGCGAACTAGCCTGGCAGTGCGTTGCAGGTAGAACGGATGGCGAACCACCTGAGGTGGCTGCAAAACGAGAATTACTTGAAGAAGCTGGATTAGACGCTGGTGAAATTATAACTCTTTCCCGTGCTCGTACTGCGGCTGGTATGACGACGTTCAAAACATCAATCTGTCTTGCACGGCAGCTTACAGCAAACACCAATCATATCGATGAAGAAGAGGACATCGCAGCCATACGCAAATTCCCTATCACCACCATTAAAAAAATGATCTTTAGTGAAGAGATCGCTAACACCGAAAGTATTGCCGCACTTCTTTTAGCATTTACATATTTAGATAGGCAATAG